TGGGAAAGcgtaatttctcggttttggcgggaaaacgcaatttctcggttttggcgtgaaaacgcaatttctggttttggcgggaaaacgcaatttctcggtttcgacggaaaaatgaaatttctcgattttgaaaggaaaacatagttttagagttttgacaagaaaaaaatacttttataattttggaaagtaaacataatttcaaaattttagaaataagatctaaactaataattaaaaaataattataaattttattgggTGTCCATGGGCATGCTCATTTGGACATGGTCTCTATTGGTCTTGGACATTTGTTTGGACCATTGTCCAATATGGACCACCCATTAGTACTCAAAACTGAAATGGTCCAACTAGTCATGCCCATTTGGACCATGGACGGACCATTTGACAGCTATAGTTCCGATGCCAACGGATAACACCTTTGGTATGATGAGTTTCCATCAGAAAAAAAACTAGTTTGCCAACTGTCCCAAAGAACATCTTATTTTGATCCGGAAAGACTAAAGCAAAAAACAACAGTTTACCGATACatacaaacatatatttaataCAAATATCATAAATGCTTGAAGTTTACAAGATCCGATTGAACTATTTCACCACTAAATCCGATGTTAAGAAACTGGGAGTCCAACTTAAAGAAAGATGGATAAAGGGGTGGTGAATCGGTCCGAGAAAAAGAGCATGTTGAGGAAGTGTAAGACGGTAATGAAGACCGAGAAGCTGCCAAAACACCATCATTGGTCGGAATGTTTTTTATTGCCGGAGCCACCACATCTTCAAGAAGCCCTTGTTGCTGCTGGCCCTGAATAAGTGGGGGAAAAAATCCATCTTCCAGGTTTGCGGGTGTGCTTCCATCGGCTGCATAGGGCATACAATTTTGGTAGTCTGGTTTGACTAgtttggtttgtttgtttttttcttgggtTTGAGATTTTGGATTGATTTCAAAATGGGCTCTATATTGAGCATCAATATGTATTTTGGGTTTTTTATTGGATCTATGTGTGCTATTGGATAAGAAGAAAGGATAGGTGAAGTGCAAATGGAAACCCTCGTAGGTGATGATATATGTGTTAGGGTCATCAATTGATCTCTCCACTTGTTTCTTTGCATTGCATATTGAGTTTGTGCACTTGAAATAACTCCTACACATAAATCAGACATAGTAGTAACATTAGGCTTGTGACCAAAAGCTTAAGTATATGCTATAGTATATACAAATACAATATGCTTTGGCTGAACCATAGAAGTTTGAAATATATAGGATTCTGAAGCAGatcatgtatatattatatgtacCTTGGATTGGGACTATTTTTGATGGATTTCTGACCATACTTTCTCCATTTGTACCCATCATCACTCATTCCATTAGAGTTGTTCTTCACCTTTAATGTATACCTATCCACCTTGCTCAAAGTACTCCTTCCCAATATTGGGACCCTTAATATTGATAAACAAGAGTCGtgagtaaattttattgaaggctgatatttcaaaaaaagaaaagtaataGGAGTTCTTGAAGTTGAAAAAGTTCTATATCTATTTACGTTGATTCGGAGATCTGTCGGACTGAGTGGGTTAGGGGTTCAACCATGGCTAGAGCGTTGGTAATATCTTGGAGTCTTGGACTGGAGTCATACTTTGATGAGACTAACTTGTTGATGATGGAATTTTCCTTTGGCATGAGCCTAAGATGTTCTTGAGGCAGAAATAAGAGATGCGGCTCATTAACAATAAACTCGTCAAGGGCGTGGCTTCCATACATTGTCTTCCACTCAGAGACTTCTTCTTCTGCCATATGAGTGTGGGACAAGAAAACACATACAAGCAGCGGAGCAGGTGTAGGGGATAAAGAGGAAGAAAAGGAGAGATTCTTGTTATTTAAAGATAAAGGTGTGCTGAATTTATATTCAAACTTTATTAACATTTGACGGGTCTACTTAGGCCTGAGACTTATTATCCGAAATCTGGATTCCATCCGACATCCGCTCCGGAAAAAAAGATATCTGGGATGCTCGGATTCAAATCCgtatagtaaaatcttggatccgtccaaaccgaatccggatatcttaatttttaggtccggatatctAGACccgtatttttaaaacacattaaatttttaaattgatattaatatttgatatattaatattcatacatgaattaatcttataatattatattttagttttacaatattatagacatatataaatgtatttataaatcttgtataaatatttaattttggtattatattaaaaaaatattatttttacggatccggatccggatatccgcggataatagaatatcgagacggatatcTAAAATTCAGATATCCAAAAACCACGAATCcgaatccgaatccggatattaAATCTACGGATCCAGATCTAGGTGCCCTAAATTTTTCGTATATCCGGATCCGTCTTAGACTCGTAGGCCTAGGTCTACTTGATActaattttacatatataatactaaaatgAATCGTCTATATGATCTGTGTTTAGTAATttatttgtaataaaattttgagttaAAATGTTAAATGATCAATTTAATTGGGGTTTCTCTTATACTAACTAATAAATAAGATTTGGATCCATGCTGTGTgggtttaaataaaataaaagtttagatGATGAAATAATTAAAGCCACCATGATCATAACTGGTTTAAAAGGAAACAGAGCGAAGCCTGAAAAATAGAGCTGTATTTGCTACGGAACAATTGATCCAAAATCTCTAATCATAAGAACCACAATAGCAAGAATGCTGTAAGTCTGTACACCATATTTAGATAAATATGTTTATATGCAATATATTTTAACTGCGGACGTAAATTGTCTGTCGTTTAAGTGTAAGAATGAAGTTGTTTTCAGATGACATACATGATAAATTGTCTTAATGATGTAATTGTGTCAccctttgacaaaaaaaactttacaaaaaaaaaaagatgtagtTGTGTCACCAGAGTTGAAATCAATGTtgtgttaatatttattttgaacaaCAATAAGATTTAAACTAGGGTAGGTGACAGGATATTATgggtgttatatatatatatgtatatatttggtAGTAACATGAATTATAGAGTTTATATTTGGTTTATTacagaaaaaaacattaacataaaCTACAAGATAAATATTACTCTTTcagtttcataaaaaaatatctgaaacttTTCACACagataaaaaatgataaaaatatatttatgtttttattaattatatctatatagccaataatatttgaaataaataaatttatttataagctCAATGCAGTTTGCAGTTAATACCAAGTTGAAAGTAACCGTAAAACGCATTGAAATTCTAATATAACAttctttataattaaaactagACTTTGATCCGCGCAATCGCGCGgatatttgttttcatttttacatacgtaaaaaaattatatattgttaatgataaatatttttaacattaaccatattttcaaatgtttatagaaatctattttggttaagatttgattaaagaaatctataatttaaattagacAAAGAcaaatatacttaaatatatgttcaataaatatttcaatgacattttattgtaaataaatGGTAAAACTAAGAGGTAATCTAATTTTGTACTCCTCTTTTAATAAATTAGATACTTAAATATATGTTCAATAAAGATTTCAATGGCATGTAATTgtaaataaatagtaaaactAAGGAATAATCTAATTTTGTACTTGTTATTGTAAATAAGtagtaaaactaaggggtaatctaattttgtattttatttttaatagattagatgttaaaataattaagactctgaaacaagaagaatatattttattttaaaatttattttgaaagatgAGGCAATAATGCgtttttgtcatttttaattttgCGACGACCTATACACTACCATTAAATGGGTCATCTTatcactagtttttttttttagtagttGTCCACACATTTTATGAATAAACCGTCATGGCTAAATTCGTAACCTTGTATCTTAGGTCCCATACATTAAtaaatcgagtttttttttgtcgctGTGTGGCTTTGACTTTGCgatgtaaatacaaaaaaactttGTGTGACTATAGGTAGCCGACACAGACAGGTTCGGTTGACTTAGTGGTTTAGGTTTTGTCGTCTCTGCTATTTGATGAATTGGTTTTGGATTTATGCTTCTCAAATCATTCAACAAAGTCAACCATGTATGTTAACGTGTATATGTACAGAGCCTATATTATTTTGTAGTCCTAAATTAATTTGGGAGCCCATTTATATCACAGACGCGTAATAAGAGAGGTTTTAAATTCCATAAAAAAGTTCTGAGGCATTTTTCCAAgtttataactaaattaaaatttgtaactaAATCACGGTTATATAAGAGAAGGTTAgtcaaaacattataaaaatcaATCCGCACCGTAAGCAGAGTGAAGTAGTTGattagaatatttattttacgATGTACTAAGAAATTTGTCGTATAGCTGTTTCTAAAGATATGCAGTCAAATATCTATTTGGATTCAATTGATATATTCAGATTTCGGATTTTTAAAGTTAGAAGTTTAAATATGATTCATATATTTGGTTTGAATTTGGTTTGCATTTGGTTGGAATCATTACGGATTCGGTTTGGATTCAAGTTCAAGTacctattttaattatgtaattttttttaataaaaatctaaatatatttaagtactaaaaatccaaaaataaaataataaaaaacatcaaattttgaataatgtaagattaaataattaaatttaaataaaaaattagttcaatttaaatattttgatggagaaaaaaatagacattttaagtattttgaatttgtttttggtattttagatatttatttgtggctactttgatatttttagatatttttagatatttttatatttttgaatatataatagatatacaattaaatacttaatatataattgtgatttagatattttctgCATCCAAAAAAATTCAGTTTGGAACAGTTTCGTTTTCGTTTGGATATtcagatattaaaaatttagattcaTATGAGTATTTAATccgttttagtttttatttagattactttcaaatcaagttcaGTTCAGTTATTCAGATTCATATATTTTACCTAGACTTACTTTCTTCTACTAATATaaagcaaataaaataaatgta
This genomic stretch from Brassica napus cultivar Da-Ae chromosome C9, Da-Ae, whole genome shotgun sequence harbors:
- the LOC106364315 gene encoding probable WRKY transcription factor 49 is translated as MLIKFEYKFSTPLSLNNKNLSFSSSLSPTPAPLLVCVFLSHTHMAEEEVSEWKTMYGSHALDEFIVNEPHLLFLPQEHLRLMPKENSIINKLVSSKYDSSPRLQDITNALAMVEPLTHSVRQISESTVPILGRSTLSKVDRYTLKVKNNSNGMSDDGYKWRKYGQKSIKNSPNPRSYFKCTNSICNAKKQVERSIDDPNTYIITYEGFHLHFTYPFFLSNSTHRSNKKPKIHIDAQYRAHFEINPKSQTQEKNKQTKLVKPDYQNCMPYAADGSTPANLEDGFFPPLIQGQQQQGLLEDVVAPAIKNIPTNDGVLAASRSSLPSYTSSTCSFSRTDSPPLYPSFFKLDSQFLNIGFSGEIVQSDLVNFKHL